From Leptotrichia wadei, one genomic window encodes:
- a CDS encoding enhanced serine sensitivity protein SseB — translation MIDVNKPLENPVLKELFSRIGKNQKSDLELQNKILDEIIMRAYFLSYVFFDKPIETDETGKGTVKEDLNVSFYMISSSDGKQFYPAFTDWEELNKWNIGIDKIQTLILSFDDYAEMVLLNPDIEGFVINPFTTSFTFTREQLKILKKEKEERLKVVETKVEKDTPVMIGEAKEYPEDMLEALKSACKLDKNIKRTWLMLMYKEGQESYLLVVDSMGNEKESIEFIGRKITPYLNGKYIDMLSYKDSFGKDVVKDKKPFYEKKNSI, via the coding sequence ATGATTGATGTAAATAAGCCATTGGAAAATCCTGTGTTAAAAGAATTGTTTAGTAGAATAGGAAAAAATCAGAAAAGTGATTTAGAATTACAAAATAAAATTTTAGATGAAATTATAATGAGAGCTTATTTTTTAAGTTATGTATTTTTTGATAAACCTATTGAAACTGATGAAACGGGAAAAGGAACTGTTAAAGAAGATTTAAATGTATCTTTCTATATGATTTCTTCGTCTGATGGAAAACAATTTTATCCAGCATTTACTGACTGGGAAGAATTGAATAAGTGGAATATCGGCATTGATAAAATACAGACACTTATTTTGTCTTTTGATGATTATGCAGAAATGGTATTATTAAATCCAGATATAGAAGGTTTTGTTATTAATCCATTTACTACATCATTTACCTTTACAAGAGAACAACTTAAAATTTTGAAAAAGGAAAAGGAAGAAAGACTTAAGGTCGTTGAAACAAAAGTAGAAAAGGACACGCCTGTAATGATTGGAGAAGCGAAAGAATATCCTGAAGATATGCTTGAAGCATTAAAAAGTGCTTGTAAATTAGATAAAAATATTAAAAGAACTTGGTTAATGCTCATGTATAAAGAGGGACAGGAGAGTTATCTATTAGTTGTTGACAGTATGGGAAATGAAAAAGAAAGTATAGAATTTATAGGAAGAAAAATAACTCCATACTTGAATGGAAAATATATTGATATGCTTTCATATAAAGATAGTTTTGGAAAAGATGTTGTTAAAGATAAAAAGCCATTTTATGAAAAGAAAAATTCGATATAA
- a CDS encoding helix-turn-helix domain-containing protein, whose translation MPKQFQDFLKSIGLSIENILEQAGIPNILWKEEIQFSTEEYYLFLKKIDEVITDEQISAISNIDNLNVFIPSFFAALSSKNGLEGLKRLAKYKKLIGPVFLEIKEFEEIVQVQYFFEQREKELPRFAVLNEQLMLINLLNKGIGDKISPVSVTSPFEYGELLTKEINTTINKAKQNEIIFSMKDLKKPFLIANNIMVEYLEPQLKQKLAEMESETFDTFTSRVQKKLFQLIPSGQFGLENVAEEFGISGRTVQRNLSAENASFNQLVKDIQKIMTFNYLEAKELSIDEIAYLVGYTELSSFYRAFKKWTGKTVLQYQKEK comes from the coding sequence ATGCCAAAGCAATTTCAGGATTTTTTAAAGAGTATTGGATTATCAATTGAAAATATTCTTGAACAAGCGGGAATACCAAATATTTTGTGGAAAGAAGAAATTCAGTTTTCTACTGAGGAATATTATTTATTTTTGAAAAAAATTGATGAAGTCATTACTGATGAGCAAATATCAGCAATCAGCAATATTGATAATCTAAATGTGTTTATTCCATCTTTTTTTGCGGCGCTTTCTTCTAAAAATGGACTTGAAGGCTTAAAAAGATTGGCAAAATACAAAAAATTAATAGGGCCTGTTTTTTTAGAAATTAAAGAGTTTGAGGAAATAGTTCAAGTGCAGTATTTTTTTGAACAAAGAGAAAAGGAACTGCCACGTTTTGCAGTTTTGAATGAACAGCTTATGCTGATAAATTTATTGAATAAAGGAATTGGAGATAAAATATCTCCAGTAAGTGTTACAAGTCCTTTTGAGTATGGCGAATTATTGACAAAGGAGATAAACACTACGATAAATAAAGCAAAACAAAATGAAATAATTTTTAGCATGAAAGATTTGAAAAAGCCATTTTTGATAGCAAATAATATAATGGTGGAATATTTGGAACCTCAATTGAAACAGAAACTCGCAGAAATGGAAAGTGAAACATTTGATACTTTTACAAGCAGAGTTCAGAAAAAGCTTTTTCAGCTTATTCCAAGCGGACAGTTTGGATTGGAAAATGTAGCAGAAGAGTTTGGTATAAGCGGAAGAACTGTTCAAAGAAATCTATCGGCAGAAAATGCCAGTTTCAATCAGCTGGTGAAAGATATTCAGAAAATAATGACTTTCAATTATTTGGAAGCAAAGGAACTTTCAATTGATGAAATAGCCTATTTGGTTGGATATACGGAACTTTCATCCTTCTATCGGGCATTTAAAAAATGGACTGGGAAAACGGTTTTGCAGTATCAGAAAGAGAAGTAA
- a CDS encoding RNA-binding domain-containing protein: MRKESKDVEFKERITRSYLKTVSAYANYKNGKIIFGINDEGEAIGLEKVVENKLNIENTINDTIKPKPEYTLDIEKIEGKSYIVLNVKKGDFPPYYYNGKAYKRNDTSTIEVDTVELNRLILQGSNLDYEAIEIENEKLEFKFLEKKMKEVVGIKELNLDILKTLNLYENKKFNIAAELFADNNNRKFSGIDIVVLGENINKILFRENIERKSILEQYYEAISVFERYYEYEEIVGAERIKKEKVSKEAFRESVANAIVHRLWDINANIKIVMSNDKIEIISPGSLPLGMSEDEYMRGYVSVLRNPIIANIFYRLGIIEKFGTGIKRIKYEYRESFVKPAFEIYENSIRITLPIIKTVPSNLVNGEVKVFEILKKYEKLSRKEIEELSKYNKSKVIRSINGLIEKSIVEQVGKGRSVKYQLKK, translated from the coding sequence ATGAGAAAAGAAAGTAAGGACGTAGAATTTAAGGAAAGAATAACTAGAAGTTATTTGAAAACAGTTTCTGCTTATGCTAATTATAAGAATGGGAAAATAATTTTTGGGATAAACGATGAAGGAGAAGCTATCGGACTAGAAAAAGTAGTGGAGAATAAACTTAATATAGAGAATACCATTAACGATACTATAAAACCTAAGCCGGAATATACATTGGATATTGAAAAAATAGAGGGAAAAAGTTATATTGTCTTAAATGTTAAAAAAGGAGATTTTCCACCATATTACTACAATGGAAAAGCCTATAAAAGAAATGATACGTCGACAATTGAAGTAGATACAGTTGAATTGAACAGGCTGATATTACAGGGAAGCAATTTAGATTATGAGGCAATTGAAATAGAAAATGAGAAATTAGAATTTAAGTTTTTAGAAAAGAAAATGAAAGAAGTAGTAGGAATAAAAGAACTGAATTTAGATATACTAAAAACATTGAATTTATATGAAAATAAAAAATTTAATATAGCTGCTGAACTTTTTGCAGACAATAATAATAGGAAATTTTCTGGAATTGATATAGTAGTTTTAGGTGAAAATATAAATAAAATACTATTTAGGGAAAATATTGAAAGAAAATCCATACTTGAACAATATTATGAAGCAATCAGTGTATTTGAAAGATATTATGAATATGAAGAAATAGTAGGAGCTGAACGTATAAAAAAAGAAAAAGTTTCAAAAGAAGCTTTCAGGGAATCTGTTGCAAATGCGATAGTCCATAGATTATGGGATATAAATGCGAATATAAAAATAGTAATGTCAAATGATAAAATTGAGATTATATCACCAGGAAGTTTACCTTTAGGAATGTCAGAAGATGAATATATGAGAGGATATGTTTCAGTTTTGAGAAACCCTATAATAGCAAATATTTTTTATAGATTAGGAATAATTGAAAAATTTGGAACAGGAATAAAAAGAATAAAATATGAATATAGGGAAAGTTTTGTGAAACCAGCTTTTGAGATATATGAAAATAGTATAAGAATAACTTTACCAATAATTAAAACAGTTCCAAGTAATTTAGTTAACGGTGAAGTAAAAGTTTTTGAAATTCTTAAAAAGTATGAAAAATTAAGTAGGAAAGAAATCGAAGAATTAAGTAAATACAATAAATCAAAGGTTATAAGATCGATAAATGGTTTAATTGAGAAAAGTATTGTTGAGCAGGTGGGGAAAGGACGTTCAGTGAAATATCAGTTAAAAAAATAA
- a CDS encoding MATE family efflux transporter: protein MGKTKAINERKTKFGTEPVGKLLISLAVPAIIANLVNALYNVVDQIFIGQKIGFLGNAATNVAFPLTTICLAIGLMTGVGAATNFNLELGRKRPKRAKSVAGTAATMLLLSGIILCILINIFLRPMLTAFGATNQIFDYAIEYTQITSLGIPFLLFSIGANPMVRADGNSFYSMLAIVIGAITNTILDPLFMFGFNMGMDGAAWATVIGQFISAIMLGLYFFRFKSVKFELKDFKIKIREIWILFMLGTSPLIFQCSALIVQIVTNNLLKIYGAKSIYGSEIPIAVAGIVMKINVIFIAILLGLTQGAQPIAGFNYGAKKFARVREILKLSLKVAFIISLVAFAIAELFPVQIISVFGNGSKLYFQYGTKYMRVFLFFIFLNGIQGAITMFLTSIGRASKGAFLSLVRQIISLLPLLIILPYFMGIDGIMFAFPIADFIAFVVSVIVLKGEMKSIPKVNQDV, encoded by the coding sequence ATGGGAAAAACGAAAGCAATAAATGAACGAAAAACTAAATTTGGTACAGAACCTGTTGGAAAATTGTTGATTTCACTTGCGGTTCCTGCTATCATTGCTAACTTGGTTAATGCTCTTTACAATGTTGTGGATCAGATTTTTATTGGGCAAAAAATTGGGTTTCTTGGGAATGCGGCTACAAATGTGGCTTTTCCACTTACGACGATTTGTCTTGCGATTGGGCTTATGACTGGAGTTGGAGCTGCGACTAACTTTAATTTGGAATTGGGAAGGAAGCGTCCGAAAAGGGCAAAAAGCGTGGCTGGAACTGCGGCTACAATGTTACTTTTAAGTGGTATTATTTTGTGCATATTAATTAATATTTTTTTAAGACCAATGTTGACGGCCTTTGGGGCTACTAATCAAATTTTTGATTATGCGATTGAATATACTCAAATTACATCTCTTGGAATACCGTTTTTATTATTCTCGATAGGAGCAAATCCTATGGTTAGAGCTGATGGAAATTCTTTTTATTCAATGCTTGCGATAGTTATTGGGGCTATTACAAATACGATTCTTGATCCGCTGTTTATGTTTGGATTTAATATGGGAATGGACGGTGCCGCTTGGGCGACTGTAATTGGGCAATTTATCTCAGCAATTATGCTAGGATTATATTTTTTTAGATTTAAAAGTGTAAAATTTGAATTGAAGGATTTTAAGATAAAAATACGAGAAATTTGGATTTTGTTTATGTTGGGAACATCGCCTTTGATTTTCCAATGTTCTGCACTAATTGTTCAAATTGTGACAAATAATTTATTGAAAATTTATGGTGCGAAATCTATTTATGGAAGTGAAATTCCTATTGCCGTTGCTGGAATTGTTATGAAAATAAATGTCATATTTATAGCGATTTTATTGGGATTGACGCAAGGAGCTCAGCCTATTGCTGGATTTAATTATGGAGCAAAAAAATTTGCAAGGGTTCGAGAAATTTTAAAATTATCTCTAAAAGTGGCTTTTATTATTTCTTTAGTAGCATTTGCAATCGCTGAACTTTTCCCTGTTCAAATAATTTCTGTCTTCGGTAACGGAAGCAAACTCTACTTTCAATACGGAACAAAATATATGCGAGTATTTTTATTCTTCATATTCCTAAATGGTATTCAAGGTGCTATTACAATGTTTTTAACATCAATTGGAAGGGCCTCAAAAGGAGCTTTTTTGTCACTTGTAAGACAAATTATATCACTTTTACCATTACTAATAATTTTACCATATTTTATGGGTATTGATGGAATTATGTTCGCATTCCCAATAGCAGATTTCATAGCTTTTGTTGTATCTGTGATTGTTTTGAAAGGGGAAATGAAGAGTATTCCAAAAGTGAATCAAGATGTATAA
- a CDS encoding type II toxin-antitoxin system Phd/YefM family antitoxin yields the protein MIATNYSNVRNNLKKYCDKATDDYETVIITRKNDKNVVLMSEEEYNNLMENLYIMSNKKYYNELLKSKAEAEAGNVQIHDIIEVE from the coding sequence ATGATAGCTACAAATTATTCAAATGTGAGAAATAATTTAAAAAAATATTGTGATAAGGCAACTGATGATTATGAAACAGTCATTATAACAAGAAAAAATGACAAAAATGTGGTACTGATGAGTGAAGAGGAATATAACAATTTGATGGAAAATCTTTACATTATGTCAAATAAGAAATATTATAATGAACTGTTAAAAAGTAAAGCGGAAGCGGAAGCGGGGAATGTACAAATACATGATATAATTGAGGTGGAATAA
- a CDS encoding Txe/YoeB family addiction module toxin, whose translation MNLTWTDIAWGQYEEWQKQDKKIVKKINEIIKDIKRNGNEGIGKPEPLKHELSGYWSRRITDKHRFIYKLTETSIVVIACANHYK comes from the coding sequence ATGAATTTAACATGGACAGATATTGCATGGGGGCAATATGAAGAATGGCAGAAACAGGATAAAAAAATAGTCAAAAAAATAAATGAAATAATAAAAGACATCAAAAGAAACGGCAATGAAGGAATAGGAAAGCCCGAGCCTTTAAAACATGAATTGAGTGGATACTGGAGCAGAAGAATTACAGATAAGCACAGATTTATATATAAACTGACAGAAACAAGTATAGTAGTTATTGCCTGTGCAAATCATTATAAATAA
- a CDS encoding tetratricopeptide repeat protein codes for MNELIPIEDMNYLAQQSQGKINMILSGMTALMNDTEDKTEKMEKQNWFQRMVKTVTGKNRATREEIKQNHDKLNAYMSQAIAELYNRNCIDSQVMISLGTQLNELYAEHLQLKQMLGAFVVKLNEKIDSVDNFHMLNTEIEQGVYSDNEKIIAICKVMSQFDNRIMEEPRKLDILRRSMEKQEIITEDEVLLTDYLMDIMNISVDEIGKIYLELSTIRNDFFANLILGVIEDYHFLPDMQRKMMKKEKIIENLIQRERLDDTITLSINEVYDNFINSKIEVKEGLIPVESIQNQRGNQISYNNNDNLEMKRAEQLFLNYKLAEAFELFKKLAEDDNGRAMYFLGEFYSNSIGKIKLDEKKGKEWRIKGKESGDVLAALNVAYSLPEDSDEANRIFFELYEDVLKLAEDGDIFAQNELADMYLYGHGIEEDEEEGVKWLKKSADAGHWRSIMDLADRYSDGVGVLQDELKAIDLYKKVYELGLGEAANRIGLIYDNQNNSEEAVKWFRKGFDKGHDWSGCNLADYYSDGIGVPQDKQKALELYKKVYELGGSASGKAANRIGLIYDDNQNNSEEAVKWYRKGFDKGYDWSGCNLALSYSNGTGVPQDKQKALELYKKVYELGDSASGEAAYRVGAVYVERKEFKEAYKWYKKSLEHGVEKIEEIDYFLAQIEHNLAMKEQLKATEEVTQALQDFNETPWDMKKQQIVEEKERIAEEKQRIAEEKQRIAEEKQRIAEEKHRIAEEK; via the coding sequence ATGAATGAGTTAATACCAATAGAAGATATGAATTATCTTGCACAACAATCACAAGGGAAAATAAATATGATTTTATCAGGAATGACAGCATTGATGAATGATACAGAAGATAAAACAGAAAAGATGGAGAAACAAAATTGGTTTCAAAGAATGGTAAAAACTGTAACAGGAAAAAATAGAGCAACAAGAGAAGAAATAAAACAGAATCATGATAAATTAAATGCTTATATGTCGCAAGCAATAGCTGAATTATACAATAGAAACTGTATTGATAGTCAAGTAATGATAAGTTTAGGAACACAGTTGAATGAACTTTATGCAGAACATTTGCAATTAAAACAAATGTTGGGAGCTTTTGTAGTAAAATTAAATGAAAAAATAGACAGTGTAGATAATTTTCACATGTTAAATACTGAAATTGAACAAGGTGTTTATTCTGATAATGAAAAAATAATCGCAATATGTAAAGTAATGTCGCAATTTGATAACAGAATAATGGAAGAACCTAGAAAACTTGATATTTTAAGAAGAAGTATGGAAAAACAGGAAATTATTACAGAAGATGAAGTTTTATTGACTGATTATTTAATGGATATTATGAATATTTCAGTAGATGAAATAGGGAAAATATATCTTGAATTATCAACAATTAGAAATGATTTTTTTGCTAATTTAATTTTAGGAGTAATTGAAGACTACCATTTTCTTCCAGATATGCAAAGAAAAATGATGAAAAAGGAAAAAATAATAGAAAACCTTATTCAAAGAGAAAGGTTGGATGATACTATTACGTTATCTATAAATGAAGTTTATGATAATTTTATAAATAGTAAAATTGAAGTAAAAGAAGGATTAATACCTGTTGAATCAATTCAAAATCAAAGAGGAAATCAAATAAGCTATAATAATAACGATAATTTAGAAATGAAAAGGGCAGAACAATTATTTCTTAATTATAAACTAGCTGAAGCATTTGAATTATTTAAGAAACTTGCTGAGGATGATAATGGAAGAGCAATGTACTTTTTAGGTGAATTTTATAGTAATTCGATTGGAAAAATAAAATTAGATGAAAAGAAAGGAAAAGAATGGAGAATAAAAGGTAAGGAATCAGGAGATGTTTTAGCAGCTTTAAATGTGGCTTATTCTTTACCTGAAGATTCAGATGAAGCAAACAGAATTTTCTTTGAATTATATGAAGATGTTTTAAAATTAGCTGAAGATGGAGATATTTTTGCTCAGAATGAATTGGCAGATATGTATTTGTATGGTCATGGAATAGAAGAGGATGAAGAAGAAGGTGTAAAATGGTTGAAAAAATCGGCTGATGCAGGACATTGGAGATCAATAATGGACTTAGCAGATCGTTATTCTGATGGAGTAGGAGTGTTACAAGATGAATTAAAAGCTATAGATTTATATAAAAAAGTTTATGAATTAGGATTAGGGGAAGCAGCAAATAGAATAGGACTTATATATGACAATCAAAATAATTCAGAAGAAGCAGTCAAATGGTTCAGAAAAGGATTTGATAAAGGGCATGATTGGTCAGGTTGTAATTTAGCAGATTATTATTCTGATGGAATAGGGGTACCACAAGACAAACAAAAAGCTTTAGAATTGTATAAAAAAGTTTACGAATTAGGAGGTTCGGCTTCAGGGAAAGCAGCAAATAGAATAGGACTTATATATGATGACAATCAAAATAATTCAGAAGAAGCAGTAAAATGGTATAGAAAAGGATTTGATAAAGGGTATGATTGGTCAGGTTGTAATTTAGCACTTTCTTATTCTAATGGGACAGGAGTACCACAAGACAAACAAAAAGCTTTAGAATTGTATAAAAAAGTTTACGAATTAGGAGATTCAGCTTCAGGAGAAGCTGCATATAGAGTAGGAGCAGTATATGTAGAGCGAAAAGAATTTAAAGAAGCATACAAGTGGTATAAAAAATCTTTAGAACACGGGGTTGAAAAAATAGAAGAGATAGATTATTTTTTAGCCCAAATAGAACATAATTTAGCTATGAAGGAACAATTAAAAGCTACAGAAGAAGTAACACAAGCACTTCAGGATTTTAATGAAACACCTTGGGATATGAAAAAACAACAAATTGTAGAAGAAAAAGAACGAATAGCAGAAGAAAAACAACGAATTGCAGAAGAAAAACAACGAATTGCGGAAGAAAAACAACGAATTGCGGAAGAAAAACATCGAATTGCGGAAGAAAAATGA
- a CDS encoding FAD-dependent oxidoreductase: MKKYDAIIIGFGKGGKTLAGFLAGKGQNVALIEKSDKMYGGTCINIGCIPTKKLVDSTKVLKNKGLSGIEEKERFYTESINNKNKLIGALRGKNYEMLATKENIDIYDGFGSFVSKNVVNIESNGENVQIEGEKIFINTGSTTIIPGIKGLKESNHVYTSTSIMELKELPKKLTILGAGYIGLEFASMYADFGSEVTVIDLAQRLMPREDEEIADRAKAIFEAKGIKFLLESKIEEIVDKNGKGYVQISQGADKSEIESDAILVAIGRKPNTEGLNLEAAGVKTDEKGAVIVDETLKTTVDNIWAMGDVKGGLQFTYISLDDFRIIRDNLYNGGNRTVNDRNVIPYSVFINPPLSRVGMTENEAIAKGYEVKIGRLEAMAIPKAKIEGVTDGLLKAVVDAKTDKILGCTLLCNTSHEMINIVAAAMKAEQKYTFLKDMIFTHPTMSEALNDLFGSVK, translated from the coding sequence ATGAAAAAATATGATGCAATAATAATTGGATTTGGAAAAGGTGGAAAAACTTTGGCAGGATTTTTGGCTGGGAAAGGTCAGAATGTTGCGTTGATTGAGAAATCGGATAAGATGTATGGAGGGACTTGTATAAATATTGGATGTATTCCTACGAAAAAACTTGTTGATAGTACAAAAGTTCTTAAAAATAAAGGGTTAAGCGGTATTGAGGAAAAGGAGAGATTTTATACAGAAAGTATAAATAATAAAAATAAATTGATTGGTGCATTGCGTGGGAAAAATTATGAAATGCTGGCTACAAAGGAAAATATTGATATTTATGATGGATTTGGAAGTTTTGTTTCAAAAAATGTGGTTAATATTGAAAGTAATGGGGAAAATGTTCAGATTGAAGGGGAAAAAATATTTATAAATACAGGTTCGACTACAATAATTCCTGGTATAAAAGGGCTTAAAGAAAGTAATCATGTGTATACAAGCACTTCAATTATGGAACTGAAGGAACTTCCTAAAAAATTGACTATTCTGGGAGCAGGGTACATTGGATTGGAATTTGCTTCGATGTATGCTGATTTTGGGTCAGAAGTTACAGTGATTGATTTGGCACAAAGACTTATGCCTAGAGAAGATGAAGAAATTGCTGATAGGGCAAAGGCTATATTTGAGGCAAAAGGGATTAAATTTTTACTGGAATCAAAAATTGAGGAAATTGTTGATAAAAATGGAAAAGGATATGTGCAAATTTCACAAGGAGCAGACAAGAGCGAAATTGAATCAGATGCAATTCTTGTGGCAATTGGAAGAAAACCTAATACAGAAGGGCTTAATTTAGAAGCAGCAGGAGTAAAAACTGACGAAAAAGGTGCAGTTATAGTTGATGAAACACTAAAGACAACTGTTGACAACATTTGGGCAATGGGAGATGTGAAAGGTGGACTTCAATTTACGTATATTTCTCTTGATGACTTTAGAATAATAAGGGATAATCTTTACAATGGAGGAAATAGAACAGTAAACGATAGAAATGTAATTCCATACAGCGTATTTATAAATCCACCTTTATCAAGAGTTGGAATGACTGAAAATGAAGCAATTGCCAAAGGATATGAAGTAAAAATAGGAAGACTTGAAGCAATGGCAATTCCAAAAGCAAAAATAGAAGGTGTAACAGATGGACTTCTTAAAGCAGTTGTAGATGCAAAAACAGATAAAATACTGGGATGTACTTTATTATGCAACACTTCCCACGAAATGATAAACATTGTTGCGGCGGCTATGAAAGCTGAACAAAAATATACATTCCTAAAAGATATGATATTTACTCATCCGACAATGAGCGAGGCTTTGAATGATTTATTTGGGAGCGTGAAATAA
- a CDS encoding DUF896 domain-containing protein: MEDIIKKINEFSKLARERELTEEEKKEREKYRKMYIEKFKESMRGHLDSIKVVRVDDDGNPIDDDGNVIEPEA; encoded by the coding sequence ATGGAAGACATTATAAAAAAAATAAATGAATTTTCAAAATTGGCACGTGAGAGAGAATTGACCGAAGAAGAGAAGAAAGAGCGTGAAAAATATAGAAAAATGTATATTGAAAAATTTAAGGAAAGTATGAGAGGGCATTTGGACAGTATTAAGGTTGTTAGAGTGGATGATGATGGAAATCCGATTGATGATGACGGGAATGTTATTGAGCCTGAAGCGTAA
- a CDS encoding HAD family hydrolase, whose amino-acid sequence MKYDLVIFDLDGTLMDTSKSITKTVNSAMEELGKKQYSIDECVKFVGGGVSGLARNILGKEKYTDVTNEKMEKVIRKYYDIYFDYGVEPYEGIPELLDFLTENNIKKGIVTNKDHETALSAVEKKLSKWKFDGIFGSNEKEYPNKPNPYNVDRMAQDLNVSKDKILFIGDMLVDVNTAKNAGVDIVYCKWGFGEVKGETGISEDVKVSNVQEIIKKIK is encoded by the coding sequence ATGAAATATGATTTAGTTATATTTGATTTGGATGGAACGCTTATGGATACGTCAAAATCTATTACAAAGACTGTAAATTCAGCGATGGAAGAACTTGGAAAAAAGCAGTATTCTATTGATGAGTGTGTAAAATTTGTTGGTGGTGGAGTTTCGGGGTTGGCTCGGAATATTTTGGGAAAAGAGAAGTATACGGATGTAACGAATGAGAAAATGGAAAAAGTTATAAGAAAATATTATGATATTTACTTTGACTATGGTGTTGAGCCTTATGAAGGAATACCTGAATTGCTGGATTTTTTGACAGAAAATAATATAAAAAAAGGGATTGTGACGAATAAGGATCATGAAACGGCTTTGTCTGCTGTTGAAAAAAAATTGTCGAAATGGAAATTTGATGGAATATTTGGATCTAATGAAAAGGAATATCCAAATAAGCCGAATCCCTATAATGTTGATAGAATGGCACAAGATTTGAATGTTTCAAAGGATAAAATACTATTTATTGGGGATATGCTTGTGGATGTAAATACTGCTAAAAATGCTGGAGTTGACATTGTTTACTGTAAATGGGGATTTGGTGAAGTGAAAGGTGAAACTGGAATTAGTGAAGATGTGAAAGTGTCTAACGTTCAGGAAATTATAAAAAAAATAAAATAA
- the mnmA gene encoding tRNA 2-thiouridine(34) synthase MnmA, translated as MEKRKRVVLGMSGGVDSSVAAILLKEQGYDVIGVFMKNWEEKDENGVCMAEEDYKDVIAVAEQLEIPYYSVNFVKEYWDKVFTYFLDEYKRGRTPNPDVMCNKEIKFRAFLDYAMKLGADYVATGHYARIIHEEVEDENGKRIKSTMLRGVDDNKDQTYFLCQLSQEQLEKVLFPLGEYTKPQIREIAEKYNLATAKKKDSTGICFIGERDFNKFLSQYLPAKGGNIVNTQGKVLGHHNGLMYYTIGQRKGIGIGNTKEGTGEPWFVVDKDLEKNELIVTQGDNSVLYSKGLIATDFNFINEVQFPLECTVKFRYRQKDTKAVINKLDENEYEVIFDEPQKAVTLGQIVVAYDGEVCLGGGVIDKIIK; from the coding sequence ATGGAAAAAAGAAAAAGAGTTGTATTAGGAATGTCGGGTGGAGTGGATTCTTCTGTTGCGGCAATTTTATTAAAAGAACAAGGATATGATGTGATTGGCGTTTTTATGAAAAATTGGGAAGAAAAGGATGAAAATGGGGTCTGCATGGCAGAAGAGGATTATAAGGATGTAATTGCTGTGGCTGAACAATTGGAAATACCCTATTATTCGGTAAATTTTGTAAAGGAATACTGGGATAAGGTTTTTACTTATTTTCTTGATGAATATAAAAGAGGGAGAACTCCGAATCCTGATGTGATGTGTAACAAGGAAATTAAATTCCGTGCATTTTTAGATTATGCGATGAAACTTGGGGCAGACTATGTGGCAACAGGGCATTATGCAAGAATTATTCACGAGGAAGTGGAAGATGAAAATGGGAAAAGAATAAAGTCGACTATGTTAAGAGGAGTTGATGACAATAAAGACCAAACTTATTTTCTTTGTCAATTAAGTCAGGAACAATTGGAAAAGGTGCTGTTTCCATTGGGAGAATATACAAAGCCGCAAATTCGTGAGATTGCTGAAAAATATAATTTGGCAACGGCTAAGAAGAAGGACAGTACAGGAATTTGCTTTATTGGAGAACGTGATTTTAATAAATTTTTATCCCAATATTTGCCTGCAAAGGGTGGAAATATTGTAAATACGCAAGGAAAAGTGCTAGGACATCATAATGGACTTATGTATTACACAATTGGACAAAGAAAGGGAATTGGAATCGGGAATACGAAGGAAGGGACTGGAGAGCCTTGGTTTGTTGTGGATAAGGATTTGGAAAAAAATGAATTGATTGTAACGCAAGGGGATAATTCAGTGCTTTATTCAAAAGGTTTAATTGCAACAGATTTTAACTTTATAAATGAAGTTCAGTTTCCATTGGAATGTACTGTAAAATTCAGATATAGACAAAAGGATACAAAAGCTGTAATTAATAAACTTGATGAAAATGAATATGAAGTGATATTTGATGAACCGCAAAAGGCTGTGACATTAGGGCAAATTGTGGTTGCTTATGATGGTGAGGTTTGCCTCGGCGGGGGAGTTATTGATAAAATTATAAAATAA